Part of the Triticum urartu cultivar G1812 chromosome 2, Tu2.1, whole genome shotgun sequence genome, gtctcatgactaaaagtagtgggactaaaattTGCTAGcatcacccatgcttggatccaaatactaaagagactaaaatcaagttaatgaccATTTATTattctccaaaccctccaatccagaactcgcatgTGTTTAAGGAGAGTAACTAAATGAggagagagaggactaatccacattttagtaggggtacccctaactaaaaaaatttagtctcaagactagttttagcccctctttagtcggggatgcttggaactttagcctcttaaaaaGACTAtctttagtcagactaaaataagtcccttggatccaagcacccgcTAAGACATACATGCAATCGAGAGAAATACTTTACTTATTTTACTACAAGGAGAGATGCACGCAATCAGGAGAGAGATACTTTCCTTTCTTTCCTAAGGGCTGAAAAGAGAATTATGAGGAATTAGAACAAATGCATCTTACATTGTGAAATTTTATCAAAAAacaaatacaccttatataaagAAACGGAAGAAATAATAATTAGATCTACATACACCATATCTAAATAGAATGAAAATTCAAAAGAAAAAGAGTTGGGATTTTATTGGATGAACCTTTAAAGaacacccgcaaaaaaaaaccTTTAAAGAAGACGCATGACAGAGGAAACAAAGGCTATACTACGTTGGAACCATCCCAAGTCCATATCGAGATGTTTCATGGTGACACTGCACTATcatccactagtagaaaacagggctatggtccaggccggctcagcccattagtcccggttcagtctagaaccgggaccaatgtgggcattggtcccggttcgtgagcccagggggccggccgggccacgtgggccattggtcccggttcgtctggaccttttggtcccggttggtgggacgaaccgggaccaatgggcctcgctcctggcccaccaccattggtcccggttggtggcttgaaccgggaccaaaggcttccctttagtcccggttcatgtcatcaaccgggaccaataaggtgcctatatataccccctcgcgcaagagcagagcacagtgctctgttttttctggccgagggggagagggctttgtggtgctctagctcacctcctacgcacatgaggtgttcgatggaatgcccgagccacactacttaagctttctcctctcgaagctcgacctccaaactccattttccttgagatttgtctagatttagcggtccgtcacgccccgttcccgtcttcaccgccgtcgatcacccgcgccgatctcatcaccgacaccaccgtggtgagcctcttgttcttatcttctttctgaaaggaaaaatattcttacttgtatgtttagatagatacttgtatcattttcttacatttattattgcatcttatatagtgtgatggttttggtatccgcccctgtcggccctcgtcctgtctatgattcagatttggtatgtatattatctttataactattggttcatttaacttttatgaaaattatgccgaccaacgtgacatagattttatttatctaggatgtatgtgaatcggaaatgctaaccaaccctattgtcgagaggttaaatttagttgaagaagaaaacaatttattgaaggaaaaaataaaaaaaattgaggaggagaagatgatattggagttgcatgttgcggatgtcgtcgatgatcacaagatcaagatggatgcaatgcgcttgaagattagaaagattagaaaatatgccattcataccgaggcttggtatcattatgccgttggatcaatttgttaccttggttgcgattatgatcgcatttgttttcgcattgaaatgttttacatagtttcaatgtatggtttaattaattagatgctctggagagctatatgttgttagatgagaactatgtatgcactttggttttaatgtgatgatgaacttctattaatttggacacttaattatatataatgcacgcagatgaaccagcaatggatgtacggtgacagacacacccgcgagtacattaagggcgtgcatgagtttctctatgcggctgaggcaaacaagcagaatggttttatgtgttgtccatgcactgaatgtgggaatacgaggtcttactctaaccggaaaatccttcactcccacctcctttacaagggtttcatgccacactataatgtttggacgaggcacggagaaataggggttatgatggaagacggcgaagaagaagagtacgatgacaactatgtgccccctgaatacggtgatgctgcaacggggggagctagtgaagatcaagaggaaccagacgatgtgcccaatgatgctgccacgggtgaagctgctgaagatcaagaggaaccagacgatgtgcccgatgatgatgatctccgccgggtcattgtcgatgcaaggacgcaatgcattagtcaaaaggagaagttGAAGTTCGACCGCATGTTAGAGGAATGTTACTgtcttcaagtgagtgttactgtcttgtgcgtattcggtttcacttatatattagtcaaggttatagtaatgtaattgatgagttatgcatgcgtgtgcagtttccactatattctcctacatattaagcttgagcagggactagtaaccgtcttagactcaagacgaaaagatccccaggactatgcagacatgactcaaatactcgagaagtaagttaaatcgatcattatccaccatatcagcaactttgttcatttcctgatatatcaattAATTGTTTTCTTTCTCCGGCAGGGTTTGGataaaattcaccagaaaagctccaggactgccgaaggagctgcaatttagacacccgaaagtaagtactatagtagcattttaagcgcatctactagtcattcaagcgctagtttcatcaatacaaTTTGGCATTCTTacttatcagtttgattaacctctatttcttgtaaagtggttgtggcaggaacaagggaatgatttctgtggatactatgtttgcgggtccatccgccacacgacctgtgagcggggctacactgaagaacaatatgaagtacgtaaataacaacattcacaattttattttattaccatcatttgtgttgagtttcattcattcatatatatatatgtattgacccccttctttaaattagatgtttcggaagcggatgaactcctagcaccagctcgcatgcgagcaattcaagaggaattggcggcattctttcttgaccacgtgatccctgaaaacagagaattctatgtggaccctgagtccgtatgattatatttgtaagagataattattatatatatgtagccggtagtgtcagataggtatacgagaacttgttgttcgaccaatctctcggagaaagagaggtggtcgatatcacttctctctgtatgcatatatgttcatcacgatcttctgtttccttcgtttgcttactagctagccagcgtgtctagtcctctctatacgtatgtatagtatgtagcgtcgaccaagcacggacataagagaggacacttctctctattaattatagctagctaacacaatatatgaaacacctaaattaaccccccaaaacccccaacccccccccccttcaaaaaaaaacaaaaaccccagccacagaaatgctgacgcgtggatgcctattggtcccggttggtgccaccaaccgggaccaaagggtctcctgactgggctctgcgcactgcccacgtggaggcccatcagtcccggttctggattgaaccgggactaaagggtcggggcattagtaccgacactttagtcccggttcaggaaccgggactaaaggcccttacgaaccgggactataggctctttttctactagtgatcaTGGAGGAGGAAGTTGCACACATCTCAACCAAGTATCCATATGCAAAAAACACCGAAGCGTGGGCTGGGTCAGCTAGGTGACGTACGATATCGACACTTCCGTAGGCAGTTAGGCATGATAGCACTAAGACTAACAGGATGTgataatactccctctgtttttatttactctgcatattagagttgactgaagtcaaaTTTCGTAAAGTTTGATCAAGTTTATAAAAAACAATATAGACATTTATCATAATAAATCTATAGTTCTATACGATGTGAAAGTACATTTAATAATAAatctaatgttgttgatttgttattgtatatcttaatatttttgtataTAAGCTTGGTTAAAGTttgtaaagcttgactttgaccaaagctaatatgcgaactaaataaaaacagagggagtaccaAAGTAGGATGAAATTGCACAGGAGCACCTGCGGGCTCAACCCCCTGATATCTCGCCATTGAATATGCATTGGGATTCACACCACTATATGTATTCATCCTTCTTATTGCATGTATGTTCTGAATTAGAGATGTATAGCACTGTATTCTCTGCATGCAATGGCCCACTGTACAACACGCTCCTGCTCTAGCTGCCAACATCCAACAACTAAAGCTACATTTACTCAAGCAATGGTCACATCATGAGTTAATGCATTTCCCATTGATTCCATCTATCCCGTTTCATCTTCCTTCAACTCTTTCGTCTCAAAGTTAAAAGCCATTTCACCAAATCACACATTTCTACGAACTTAACTTTTACGATACTAATTCATGTGAAATTAACAAATTAGATTTGAGAGATTTTCTAACATATTTCATTTGTGTTTTTCTTTTTTGTTGATTGAGAAACTGAGTACATCATGAGAAAAATTTCAGAAACATTTTTTATAATAATCTCAGGTATTATCCTGTTCTAAGAAAGCTGGGAATTTAATGTATGTGCTCTAACTCTGGTCCCACCGTGCATCTATCACATGAACGTGCTGTAATTGCCAACCTCTGGTCGTACACTTCATTTACTTCTCACGCGGTAATGTTTCTTCCGCGGCACACTAAACTCCAGCTACAATCATTCATTAGCAGTTTAGTACTACATTCTTATGTCACTGATGAACTAACACTTTATGCCCTATACGCCCCCTAAAAGACCAGAGTCATCTAAAAGAAGAACAATACTTGTTTCGACATGCTTTAATAGATAACAGGGTTTAGAACTCACCGTGTTTGGTTTATCTGGGAAACAAACCCGCTCAAAGGAGCTTAACTCGTGTTTGTGTAAGCATCAGCTTCTCACTTAATGGATTTTCCTTTTAAAAGAAAATTATCTAGCATAAATTATTCATCTTCATTCAACAGAAATGTGGTGTTAATTGCTACATGCTCATAAAAACTATGGTGGACCGCCCTCACATAACAACTCCCCAACCACCTGGTTGAATTTAATGCACAAGCTCGCTCTTCCTCCCAACGACACAATGCTGTTCGCGGAAACGGTCATCTTCCTCCTTCCTCATGCTCATAAAAACGaccatcttcttcaccacacTAATCTCGCCCCAGTTGTTTCATTCTCAGCTCCACTCTTCCCCTATGCTCGATCCTATCGTTAGATGGTTCTAATTGCCACTGTCGTTGTGTTGTTCGTATGCTGCAATGTCGCCTGAATCTGTTGTCTTCTCACAATCTTACACTGTGCGATGCTCGACCCTAATGTGCACCTGTTAGCGCAACTAGTCCTGGAAACCAGATGTTTCTATATGTAGCTGATATGTCTATAAGATTCAGTAAATAAACTGGGGATCATCCTCTGTCCGCGTGCGTCGGACTAATATTTCCAACTAATATGTAATTTTCCTTCTAATAAGCACCGGATGTGGTTGCTGCGTGCTTGTGAACTTGCACCGCCCCCATTAGTGTTAATCCCAATCGTGTTCAAGCGAATCTTTTGTCGACTCGAATTCTTCTTTATGTATATTTTTTATCACGGCCTATAGATGCGACAATGTACTTTTTTACTCATGACAGTGAACTTTCACATATTTTTCACTCCCGACATCAGTTTCCTACTGTAACAAACATTGTCCCACGAACAACTTTTACCTACATACACTGTTGTACAATATACAATCAAGGCGACGTGCACAAGTCTTCCATCCAGTCAATGCAGATCAATGTTTGCGAACTTTAGTTGCCGAATTTACTACGATGTCCCATCTATATTAAATGACGCAGCACATGTACATACTGTTTGATTCTACGCGTCGGTCGTGTATTCACATGTAACAAATCATTTCGTCAAAAATGACACGCATCCCAAGCGGGCAGAGGATCGGTCATGATTTCAGAAGGTTGCGTCGCCGAGTGCTCCTAGTCCACCTCCCAAAGTAGGAGTACTACTTTAGAAAAATTAATTGATTTGACTATTATATCCTATACCTATCCTCTATTGATTATTAGCAGCACAAAAGGATGGCCAAGCCAACAATTTAGCAAGATACTCATACACACATCCATGCACTAATTAGGAGGGATAAAAAACTGATGAAAGGGTGGGCGGAAGAAAAAAATCGTAAGATAGAACTGATACGACCCAGGTGGTACTAGCTACGTCAAATAGTGATATTGCTGGAATAAAAGTCGGAGATATTTACATGCTAAAGTTCCTTAGATACGACGGTGAGTGTGTGCTGAAAAATGTCGCACGCGGTGCAACTAATAAGTTCATTGTTATTTGTTTCCAAGTATGTTACTTTGCAGTTCACGTGTCCGAGCAGGAAGCATCAAGAAACCTTGGCTGTTTTACTACGTTCGATGCAATTGAAGGGACTTTTTCATAATATCGTAATAAAGGAAAAATAGCTGAACGTGCTGAGTACTACTTCGGTTCGGTACGGCACAAGAATCAGATCGTTCAAAGAATATACTAGGAGATCAAATCAGTTATTTCTTTGGAAGATCTTGACTACCAGAACGTCGGACGAGACTTGCCTACTCCCTCGTCATGTGCCCATCCGTGCTCCCGTCTATGTGGCTTGAAATAAGGCCCGGCCCCACCCCCTTAAAATCAGGGGGATGATTAGATTAAAAAAAACCGTAAAATTAAGTGGGAGCATGGATGGAAGCACAGcgagggagcaggcaagccggatcccAGAACGTCATGTTTATATCAAGAAGTTTTCTACAGTGGAGATTTTGTGCTTAAAGGCAATTGGATGAGGCCCACCATTAGGACGAGTCCAGGCCCATCTTAGCAACTTATTCTGTTAGTTTCTAGTTTCATTTTCGTCTTCAAAAATTTCAAGTCGGTATTACTTGGTCATGTTATAACGTAATTGTATCACAGAGGCGCGTCAGTGGTGGTGGTGATCTCATCGACCCGATGAATATGGTTCCATCAAGCCTCCCATCTCCACAGTGTTGATGGCTCAATGGCATAGATTCCTACCGACCTCTCTGGTTGGTTGGGCTAGTGGTAGATGAGGGTTTTTTGTCAAAAACAAATATGTAGTTAACTATTATATTTGGAGTATGAACTCTGTTTGTATTTTTTTTTTACACAGTAAACTACTAAGGTTTGGCGTGCGAACTTTTGTTTTTCTGTTCCTATACATTGAACTGATATGGTTTACAGTTAACTTTTGTTGTTTCATATAATGAACTGACACCTTGTATTTAATTTTTTTTGTAGTCTTTTTttgggttggggggggggggggggggggggcagtggTCATTGTTGTTTAAAGGGTGAACTTCTGCTGTTCATGGAATTAGCTAGTGCGGTTTAGTGAAAAATGGATGCTGTAAAAGATCTATTATTTATGTTTCATTCACAGTATTAATTTTTACAAAATAATATGTATGTGCTTCCAGTAGCTTGGACCGATCCTGAAGTATTTTATTCATTACTATCGATAACATAAATGCTTATGCATTCTATGTAGAATTACTATTTTCGTGTATCTATCCTTTATGCAGAAAGGCCGTCTTTTTGTTCAAGAAATTATCAAATCCATGTTTATTTTATTCCAAAAGTGACAATATGGGTCGGCAAATAGACCATAGATAAATAGAAAGATTCATACTCCTGTATCCGTTTCAAATGGCACTTCTTGTCCCAGCTCACATTTGCTTATTCACCTTCTTCAATTTAGTTGTCAAAATAAGTGCTTCGTTGATGCATTGTCTTTGCACATTCTCCTCCAAACTAATTCATACGGCATGGATATACGTACATACTCTCTCCGTCCACGCGTTTGGCATGCTATGTTCCATTTTTCTTTGTAAACTATCTCGCAGAAAGACGCAAGCAAAAACCCTTAATTAGATTGAGAAAATTTTGTGCATGCAATTTTATTAAATGCCACATTGAACTTTAGTGTCACGTCAACAACAGCGAGAGCATTAAAACGAGTGTATTGTTGGCCTAATTTGTGGTCTGAATGAAAAATATGGAATTGTAGAAACAATCACTAAGCTATTGGCTCGATGGTGTCAATGATGATGTCGTCGGATGCATTCTAGCCCTGAAAGACTCCGATTGaatcatgttgcatatgttgtgtTGTGCCCTTAAGGCACTGGAACTGAACCGTTCTCTTTGTGTGATACAACgtttttcctttctttctttctagcTGTTAAATGACGGTTGGTGTTGTGGATGATTCTAGTAAGTTTTCTTGGCTTCTATTGTGTGGTGAAGTGGGAAAGACGAGATCACAAGAGTAGATGGCCAATTTTTGGCGGGAAGGAAAACATACACCTTGTCAAACTTCCCAAGAGATAGAGATTAATTAATGCCAAACTTTACGTGGGTAAAAAAgctagtacaactttgtactaactaaATCTTCTCGTTAGCGCTAGCATATATGTTTCTCCTTGAAAGAGTTTTTGGAAGCTAACCCCTAGCCACAAAAGCTTCCTCGTCTCGCCGCAGGCCAGGCTGTGGGCTTCCAAGATCTTGGGGAGGTGGTACTCAAGCACTAGCCTTTTGGTACTCTAGTTCGACTCCGACCCAACAAGTAGTAGCACTTTTGACACCTTCATGGCTGGAGCTTGTGTCTCTTGGATTTCACCCTTGGGATCTGTGGAGTTTTGTGTTTGCCTTCATCGTCTGGTCTGGCATCGTCTTCTTCTTCGAGCCGTTAATCCTTCTGAATCAATGTCCCGGATTCTCTTGAAAGAGTTCGACGACTTCCTGCTGCTTACATGAATAAAACTCTCTTGTTCAGGTACCGGCGCGGAACTCCAGCGACAACAATTATCGGCACACTGTTGGCATGTGCAAGTCGTATAAGATGGAGGAAACTCCAAGGTCCAACATGTAATATGATTTCTTCTGGAGTTTTTCTTCTAATTCTAGTATATTTTAATATTGAGCCTCGGGTTCTCCAGAAAAGAACCACATATGTAGGGTCATAGAAACCTAGAAATATCCATGGACCAGGATGTAATTTTCATTTTTCTCACAGATATTCTTGCAATGCTAAATCCATTTTAACATAGAGCCTCGGGCTCTTCTGAAAGAAAAAAACACTAAACATAGGTCGTTGAAACTTTGACCAAACGAACTACAAAAGCATGAGCCAACAGAGCCCATTAGACGCATCAGGTTGAACATTCCCAAAGTGCAGCCAGCAAAGAACGTACGTAACGACACATCCACCATGACTGCAAGAACCAACGGAAAGATGTTCATTCGGCAGCACGGTGAAGGCCCTTCTGCGATGCTCGCCATCGGCACGGCGAACCCGACGAACCTCTTGCTGCCCCAAGATGTTTTCGCCGACAACTTGTTCCGCGTGACCAAGAGCGAGCACCTCACTGAACTCAAAGAAAAGATGAACAGAATCTGTAAGCACACATGCATTCATTATCTATTGACAATAATTGTGCGTGTTTTTTTTTTGCATAACAGATTTGCTAATTCTCAGCCGCCTACCCTCACCTAGCGGTGGATATTTTTGACACGATAAAAATGTGAGGATGAATGTTCAAAAAATAATGTGAGGATGAGTTTGGAGTTTTCGTAATTCCAGGTCAGAAAACGGGCATCGGGAAGCGCCACTTCCACCTGACCGAGGAGACACTGGGCGCCCACCCGGAGTTCCTCGACAGGGAGCTGCCATCCCTCGACGCTCGCATAGAAATGGCCGCCACCGCCGTGCCGAAGCTCGCGCAGTCCGCCGCGGCCAAGGCCATCGCCGAGTGGGGCCGCCCGGCCACCGACATAACCCACCTTCTCTTCAGCACCTACTCCGCGTGGGAGGCCCCGAGCGCGGACCTCAAGCTGGCCACGCTCCTCGGCCTCCGCCCCACGGTCTGCCGCACCATCCTCAGCCTCCACGGCTGCTACGGCGGCGGCAGGGCGCTCCACCTCGCCAAGGAGCTGGCCGAGAACAACCGCGGCGCCCGCGTCCTCGTGGCCTGCGCCGAGACGACCCTCGTCTGCTTCGGCGGCCCCGACGGCGCCAACCTCGTGGGCCACGCCTTGTTCGGGGACGGCGCCGGCGCCGTCATCGTCGGTGCCGGCCCCTTCGGCGAAGGCGAGCGCCCGCTCTTCGAGATGGTCACCGCCACGCAGACAACGATCCCGAGGACCGAGCACGTGCTCGGCATGCAGGCCACAGCGGGCGGCATAGACTTCCACCTCGCCATCCAGGTGCCGATGCTCATCGGGCAGAACGTCGAGCGCTGCCTCCTCGACGCGTTCGGCGGAGACGGCGATGCTCCGGGCTCTTGGAACGAGCTCTTCTGGGCGGTGCACCCGGGTGGGCGTCCCATCCTGGATAACATAGACACGGTGCTCAAACTGGAGCCGGGTAAGTTGGCGGCCAGCCGGCATGTGCTCCGCGAGTACGGCAACATGAGTGGCGCCACCATCGTCTTCGTGCTCGACGAGCTGCGCCGGCGTCGCAAGGAGGAGGATGATGGTGGCCACCAGCTGCCGGAGTGGGGCGCCATTCTGGCGTTCGGGCCGGGAATCACCATCGAGACCATGGTGCTTCGCTCTCCACGCTGATCGATGTCGTCGGTCGAACTCAGGGAGAAATTTATGCTACTACTACAAAAGTACATATACTACCATATACGTACGTACTTATACTTTGTGTGTGCGTGTGTAAAAATGCATGGGTCAAGTCAAAGAACACAAACCACGTCCCATATATAGCACAGTGAAAATATATGAGTCGAGTGATTAAGTTACCTGGGTGCAATAAAATGAAGACCTCCAAAAGGAGATGTATCTATATAGGTTGTATGGCTAAGGAGATGTCAATATTAAGACCTCCAAAAGGAGATGTACCTATATATAGGTTGTATTGAATAAATATTGACCTCCAGATATGTGCCTGTGCGTTGTCAGTAATGTAAAAGGATATGCCGGCCGCTACAAAATACTTCCTGAAATAATTGCAAATATTTTGAATGAGGCTAGACAGAAGTGCACTCCGGGCCGGTCATATTCATGAGGCTGGACAAAAGTGTCATTTGTAGAATTGGCATGGGCGCATGGCAATGCAGATCCTTGATCAGAcactagctaggcatgatgattctGGGTTTTAACCAGATGAGCAACTTGGATCTGAGAGTTTTACAAGCCAATCTTATAAAATCGGAACTAGCTGAGCAACTTGGATATTCCAAAGTCTGAGTTTACGAGCTGATCTTATAAAATCGACAGGCAAGAGCATTTCAGGCAATAATGTAACACGATTAAGCAAGTCCTCAAACTGTATGTGCGAAACGGAAAATATATTGAATCTGCTCACCATTATGCGTTCATTAAGATGTAATGCAAGGTCCGTCAAGCTGGCTTCCAAGTGCCTCTTAACCGTGCCCTGCCCCTAATTAACCAGATCATTCACTATGATCAAACTGGCTTCATCAGGGGCCGAGGGATTGCAGAGAATTTTGTCCATGCAGCCGATATTGTTCAATCTTGTTTCAAATGGCGCACGCCGGCAATTGTGCTCAAGCTTGACTTCCATAAAGCCTTCGACTCGGTCTCTTGGACCGCCTTATCTGCGATTATGCAGGCCAAAGGATTCCCACCCTCTTGGTGTCGTTGGGTTGAGACCTTGAACACATCGGCCAGCTCTGTTGTTCTTCTGAATGGGAAGCCCGGCCCCTGGTTTCAGTGTCGCAAGGGCCTGCGACAAGGAGACTCTCTTTCCCCCTATCTTTTCATCATCGTCGCCGATGTCCTAAAACTCCTGATTCTACACGCTTCCGAAAACGGGCTGTTGTCCCACCCGCTAGCTACCAACCGCCCTTGCACCGTCGTGCAATATGCTGATGACACCCTAATTGTCCTACACCCGACGCGGCTCAACTGCGCACTCTCAAACAAATCCTTCTTCAGTTCTCCGAGACCACCGGCCTCACCATCAACTTCCACAAAAGCACCTTAACTCCTATCCACGTGGACAAGGAGCTCTCTGAAAGCCTTGCGGCTATCCTAGGATGCCAGGTCGCTTCCTTCCCCCAGTCCTACCTAGGTCTACCTCTTTCATCTCATAAGCTTAACCTACCTGATTTCTTCTTCATCATCGACAAGGTCAACAAACGTTTAGCCGGCTGGAGGGGACTGCTCCTATCTCTAGCTGGTAGGGC contains:
- the LOC125535104 gene encoding bisdemethoxycurcumin synthase-like produces the protein MTARTNGKMFIRQHGEGPSAMLAIGTANPTNLLLPQDVFADNLFRVTKSEHLTELKEKMNRICQKTGIGKRHFHLTEETLGAHPEFLDRELPSLDARIEMAATAVPKLAQSAAAKAIAEWGRPATDITHLLFSTYSAWEAPSADLKLATLLGLRPTVCRTILSLHGCYGGGRALHLAKELAENNRGARVLVACAETTLVCFGGPDGANLVGHALFGDGAGAVIVGAGPFGEGERPLFEMVTATQTTIPRTEHVLGMQATAGGIDFHLAIQVPMLIGQNVERCLLDAFGGDGDAPGSWNELFWAVHPGGRPILDNIDTVLKLEPGKLAASRHVLREYGNMSGATIVFVLDELRRRRKEEDDGGHQLPEWGAILAFGPGITIETMVLRSPR